The following are encoded in a window of Pseudalgibacter alginicilyticus genomic DNA:
- a CDS encoding SusC/RagA family TonB-linked outer membrane protein: MEKNLSAINYSHVKRLKDQILWIMKKSLIGFCILFLSNSGFAYSQKLTLELGEVTLEEALISITEKTDINFFYSNFELDANKLVKADFVDVDVIVATMQLVGDGYSVQQEEENIILISPIKKKQSDTKAKESVQIIISGKITDEGGVPLPGASILEKGTMNGVSTDFDGNYEITVSQDAATLVFSYIGFVTQEVLVAGSSNIDIILVADNTNLDEIVIVGYGTQRKKDVAGAISTVDTEDLVLSSSPSIGDVLRGKAAGLQITQNSAQPGGGLDIQIRGAGSINASNEPLVVVDGFPISNFEDSTSGNRYDSGTQSILNSFNPNDIESISILKDASATSIYGARAANGVILLTTKKGKSGKVQVEYNSSFSYQPYTNSFDVLSLQEWMQLRNDVALENWEFKNGVAPYGSNTLEQAIENPVNGVAFSRFYSDDEILNAGSGTNWVDLVTRDGTTQQHNLSLRGGSESTKYYLSGNLYEQKGVLNNSAFDRASLRLNLDQKINDYINVGLNLTTSRIVNENSQLGDGQYENSGLIYSALKYGPHIEAIDEFGYYPVNPENSQEPNPYSLLTITDEGITDRSLTNFFMEIKPIKGMVARFQAGIDQGTNARNTYLPRTTLWGELENGKASIYNQKKNDQLFDFTLNYSKFIKEDHNFNFLIGYSRQKFRTESASSGNSAFKTDAFLWNNLNAGEGTKVLASSKSEENWVSYFGRLNYVYKDRYILTSSIRRDGSSKFAANNQFAVFSSVALAWDISQEPFMQNLKNVSQLKFRIGYGETGNSDFPENAFAAYEYYPAYLGSDESILVGAFQTRLENPDLKWETTKELNLGLDFGFFDGKLSGSVEVYNKNIEDLLQLKAINSYNPLNTVWANVGSTQSKGVELTLNTVNVDTESFKWRSSFTFSKFKDRWKERAEDWKPSVYENVDDPIRSRYSYISDGIMQIGDVVDAQPDLIPGQIKIKDVNGFLRDDLGNPVTDDNGIFLRTGEADGIIDAADTVLMGSTDPDFIAGFSNTLTYKNFDLNFHFNGMFGREMVDPTDLALGVSAEAVATNGQNVLRSIYDRWTPDNPSTTRPSSYYGYPEYGPGDFFLQDAWFIRLQNVSLAYNIPQKTFGKLIKSATVRFDAQNLFVITPYEGVDPETDAYAAAYPNVKTYTIGIDLKF, encoded by the coding sequence ATGGAAAAAAATTTATCGGCTATAAATTATAGTCATGTTAAACGATTAAAAGATCAAATACTTTGGATAATGAAGAAAAGTTTAATTGGGTTTTGTATACTTTTTTTAAGTAATTCAGGTTTTGCTTACTCTCAAAAACTTACTTTGGAACTGGGAGAGGTAACCTTGGAAGAAGCATTAATATCTATTACCGAAAAAACAGATATAAATTTCTTTTATAGCAATTTTGAGTTGGATGCTAATAAATTAGTAAAAGCAGATTTTGTGGATGTGGATGTTATTGTTGCTACTATGCAATTAGTAGGAGACGGCTATAGTGTTCAGCAAGAAGAGGAAAACATTATTCTTATTTCTCCCATTAAAAAGAAACAGTCAGACACTAAGGCAAAAGAATCTGTACAAATAATTATTAGCGGAAAAATTACAGACGAAGGAGGAGTACCGCTTCCTGGAGCTTCTATTTTAGAAAAAGGCACTATGAATGGTGTCTCAACAGATTTTGATGGTAATTATGAAATTACAGTTTCACAAGATGCGGCCACATTGGTGTTTTCATACATTGGTTTTGTTACTCAAGAAGTATTAGTAGCTGGAAGTTCAAATATTGATATTATTTTAGTTGCAGATAACACTAATTTAGATGAAATTGTTATTGTTGGTTATGGTACTCAAAGAAAGAAGGATGTAGCTGGAGCCATATCAACGGTAGATACAGAGGATTTAGTACTATCATCATCACCATCAATAGGTGACGTATTAAGAGGGAAAGCAGCTGGGTTGCAAATCACTCAAAATAGTGCGCAACCAGGTGGAGGTTTAGACATCCAAATAAGAGGAGCAGGCTCTATAAATGCAAGTAATGAGCCCTTAGTTGTTGTAGATGGATTTCCCATTTCAAATTTTGAAGATTCTACATCTGGAAATAGATATGACTCAGGAACTCAAAGTATTTTAAATTCATTCAACCCGAACGATATTGAGTCTATATCAATATTAAAGGACGCTAGTGCAACTTCTATATATGGAGCAAGAGCTGCAAATGGGGTTATTTTGCTTACTACAAAAAAGGGTAAGTCGGGAAAAGTACAGGTAGAGTATAATTCGTCATTCTCTTACCAGCCATATACTAATAGTTTTGATGTTTTAAGTTTACAGGAGTGGATGCAATTAAGAAATGATGTAGCTTTAGAAAACTGGGAATTTAAAAATGGTGTAGCGCCATATGGTTCTAACACACTTGAGCAAGCTATAGAAAACCCTGTTAATGGTGTTGCATTTTCTAGGTTTTATTCAGATGATGAAATACTAAATGCAGGTTCGGGTACCAATTGGGTGGATTTAGTAACTAGAGATGGAACAACACAACAGCACAACTTATCATTAAGAGGTGGAAGTGAATCCACTAAATATTACTTATCTGGAAACTTATACGAACAAAAAGGAGTTTTAAATAATTCAGCTTTTGATAGAGCATCTTTGCGTTTAAATTTAGATCAAAAAATTAATGACTATATAAATGTTGGACTTAATTTAACTACAAGTAGAATTGTAAATGAAAACAGTCAATTAGGAGATGGTCAGTATGAAAACTCTGGATTAATATATTCTGCTTTAAAATATGGCCCACATATAGAAGCTATTGATGAGTTTGGGTATTATCCTGTAAATCCAGAAAACTCACAAGAACCAAATCCTTATTCATTACTTACTATTACAGATGAAGGGATTACAGATAGAAGTTTAACTAACTTTTTTATGGAAATAAAGCCTATTAAAGGTATGGTTGCTAGGTTTCAAGCAGGTATTGATCAGGGAACCAATGCTAGAAATACATATTTACCAAGAACGACTTTATGGGGCGAATTAGAAAATGGAAAAGCATCTATATACAATCAGAAAAAGAATGATCAACTTTTTGATTTTACTTTAAACTATTCAAAATTTATTAAGGAGGATCATAATTTTAATTTTTTAATTGGTTATTCGAGACAAAAATTTAGAACAGAAAGCGCTTCTTCTGGTAATAGTGCCTTTAAAACAGATGCGTTTTTATGGAATAACTTAAATGCAGGAGAAGGTACTAAAGTATTAGCATCTTCTAAAAGTGAAGAAAATTGGGTGTCATATTTTGGAAGACTCAACTACGTTTATAAAGACAGATATATTTTAACATCTTCTATTAGACGTGATGGATCAAGTAAATTTGCAGCCAATAATCAATTTGCAGTATTTTCATCGGTTGCTTTAGCTTGGGATATATCCCAAGAGCCATTCATGCAAAATTTAAAAAATGTTTCACAATTAAAGTTTAGAATTGGTTATGGTGAGACTGGGAATTCTGACTTCCCTGAAAATGCTTTTGCTGCCTATGAGTATTATCCAGCCTATTTAGGTTCAGATGAATCTATTTTGGTAGGGGCGTTTCAAACAAGATTAGAAAATCCAGATTTAAAATGGGAAACAACTAAAGAGCTTAACTTAGGTTTAGATTTTGGTTTTTTTGATGGTAAGTTATCCGGATCTGTAGAGGTTTACAATAAAAACATTGAAGATTTATTGCAATTAAAGGCTATTAATTCATATAATCCTTTAAATACGGTTTGGGCGAATGTTGGAAGTACACAAAGTAAAGGTGTTGAACTTACCTTGAATACCGTAAATGTAGATACTGAAAGTTTTAAATGGAGAAGCTCGTTTACTTTTTCTAAATTTAAAGATAGATGGAAAGAACGTGCAGAAGATTGGAAACCGTCAGTTTATGAAAATGTAGATGATCCTATTCGTTCACGGTACTCTTACATATCTGATGGGATTATGCAAATTGGTGATGTTGTTGATGCCCAACCAGATTTAATACCTGGGCAAATAAAAATAAAAGATGTAAATGGATTTTTAAGAGATGATTTAGGAAATCCAGTAACAGATGATAATGGAATATTTTTAAGAACCGGTGAAGCTGATGGTATTATAGATGCTGCAGATACCGTATTGATGGGGTCAACTGATCCAGATTTTATAGCAGGTTTTAGTAATACATTAACGTATAAAAACTTCGATCTTAATTTTCATTTTAATGGAATGTTTGGAAGAGAAATGGTAGATCCTACAGATTTAGCATTAGGGGTAAGTGCAGAAGCGGTAGCTACAAACGGACAAAATGTATTACGTAGTATCTATGACAGATGGACTCCTGACAATCCATCTACTACCAGACCTTCATCTTACTATGGGTATCCTGAGTACGGACCTGGTGATTTCTTTTTGCAAGATGCTTGGTTTATTAGACTTCAAAATGTTTCGTTAGCCTACAATATACCTCAGAAAACTTTTGGGAAGTTAATTAAAAGCGCAACGGTTAGATTTGATGCTCAAAACCTTTTTGTTATTACTCCTTATGAAGGTGTTGATCCAGAGACCGATGCTTATGCTGCAGCATATCCAAATGTAAAAACATATACTATAGGTATTGATTTAAAATTTTAA